One window from the genome of Schistocerca piceifrons isolate TAMUIC-IGC-003096 chromosome 1, iqSchPice1.1, whole genome shotgun sequence encodes:
- the LOC124748229 gene encoding U8 snoRNA-decapping enzyme-like, producing the protein MTETGDGSWGHLEDTEYFGRISSTTDYAVLTKENLKESKYATCTQAAHCMIYCTHTQRIFDLYSARAAVLMQMRFDGYIGFPGGLIDEGEDVITGLNRELVEEMNISPTRNLIKDENHIVSHWNKSTKLVLNFYAVEVTMDELFHIEKNSVFAHDYGTEVLGTLRVPLYTMGDGYRGFPNFLNNKFCGNSKQQLLYSLHHLGLMTEEEIQNAVNAKPVSA; encoded by the exons atgacAGAAACTGGCGATGGGTCATGGGGACATCTTGAAGATACAGAATATTTCGGAAGGATTTCTAGTACGACGGATTACGCTGTTCTCACTAAGGAGAATCTAAAGGAATCCAAGTATGCTACGTGTACACAGGCTGCTCACTGTATGATATACTGTACACACACGCAGCGGATCTTTGATTTATACAGCGCTAGGGCTGCAGTTTTG ATGCAGATGCGATTCGATGGATATATTGGCTTTCCTGGAGGACTCATAGATGAAGGAGAAGATGTTATTACAGGACTGAATAGAGAATTAGTTGAAGAAATGAATATCTCTCCTACAAGAAATTTAATAAAAGATGAAAACCACATAGTTTCTCATTGGAATAAAAGTACAAAATTGGTATTAAACTTCTATGCTGTGGAGGTTACAATGGATGAACTTTTTCATATTGAAAAAAATTCTGTATTTGCACATGATTATGGCACAGAG GTGCTTGGAACTCTGCGAGTACCATTATACACAATGGGTGATGGTTATAGGGGATTTCCAAATTTTCTTAATAATAAATTTTGTGGCAACTCTAAACAGCAGTTGCTATACTCTCTGCATCATCTGGGCTTGATGACAGAGGAGGAGATACAGAATGCAGTTAATGCTAAACCTGTTTCTGCATGA